In one Epinephelus moara isolate mb chromosome 6, YSFRI_EMoa_1.0, whole genome shotgun sequence genomic region, the following are encoded:
- the LOC126391149 gene encoding serum amyloid P-component-like → MKSLLLLMVMVATCCATPEDLSGKVFVFPKEGTTDYVKLLTSKTEFTSLTTCLRFQTDITRNYGLFSMATPSHNNAFLIFKLNSVDHIRIEVEDAKSDFLSLSFPPNTWHSMCATWHSDNGLAQLWVDGKATIKRFIKTGTITGAPITILGQEQDSYGKGFDASQSFIGMMTDVHMWDSVLSTSEIKHYMDHVHFPPGNVFNWRALEYTITGQVLVEEQSEVM, encoded by the exons ATGAAGAGCCTTTTACTTTTGATGGTGATGGTTGCAACATGTTGTGCAACACCTGAAG ATCTGTCAGGCAAAGTGTTTGTCTTCCCCAAGGAGGGTACAACAGATTATGTGAAGCTCCTGACATCTAAAACTGAATTCACTTCTCTGACTACCTGTCTCAG ATTCCAAACAGATATCACCAGGAACTACGGGCTCTTCTCTATGGCTACTCCCTCGCACAACAATGCCTTCTTGATCTTCAAGCTTAATTCAGTTGACCACATCAGGATAGAAGTTGAGGACGCTAAATCTGACTTCCTTTCGCTGTCATTTCCTCCAAACACCTGGCACTCTATGTGTGCCACCTGGCACTCTGACAATGGATTGGCTCAGCTGTGGGTGGACGGCAAGGCAACCATCAAGAGATTCATCAAAACTGGGACCATCACTGGAGCACCCATCACCATCCTGGGCCAAGAGCAGGACTCCTATGGCAAAGGTTTCGATGCATCTCAATCTTTCATTGGTATGATGACTGACGTCCACATGTGGGACTCTGTCCTCTCCACCTCTGAGATCAAACACTATATGGATCATGTGCACTTCCCTCCAGGCAATGTGTTCAACTGGAGAGCCCTGGAGTACACTATCACAGGGCAGGTTTTGGTGGAGGAACAGTCGGAAGTTATGTAA